The following coding sequences are from one Plasmodium sp. gorilla clade G2 genome assembly, chromosome: 1 window:
- a CDS encoding bromodomain protein, putative encodes METRRSLKEKNNQKEFDTIKQNVQNKNASHKHAENKTAESKNVLKHSASEKIKAGNKNVRKGSQEKENNSFNLKEDLEKKIKNKRTNSKDIAKNNIKNNVPTKKEKKKYIISSTLSIGDDDKKNKCDDIKDKCYNKKNKCDDINDKCYNKKNKCDDIKDKCYNKNDKCDNKNDNYNISKRLRIYEKKNIDYEKGKHATHMNRMTKEEKRSSSISNRGNNKNNHKTTSKSNHNNNKKIGGTQRVPEEISTTKGKLNNIKKSKSSNNKCDDKNIYDDNKNICDNKNIYDHNNNICDNNNICDNNNICDKNNICDKNNICDKNNLCDKNNLCDDKYQYDDDIIGTNLFEEKKENLKDLLKIINNNKESINNLSDEKKEEKEKHVDVDHALSDLCSDDNYNISKEIGKRKKKRASHLDKKLDDLSKIIQENEENDLNMIKQIHEIIISEKEQSQDSCSDIINKTKKERNLDIHKDNIKIVIKDVDEQIQDEDDIMLSDDKARKEEIEKRDIKKNKVVDKIINDKLENNNSKKNENISENINENINNNNMNSKNNNTHHNNGKKKSERTSNKKKEEEKNRDDDDNDSYNCIEIEPLTHRLNVNKSENKDEQIILNRSIKRRLSQILDNMKKKKIFEIVNNDNDDYTNICFNSHNIKEKLIERVMINKLTRISCNENDNLNNGNENTNYYLDKINLDVIYNKLHYDLYKNEEEFHDDVFLMFQVLKNIIEETKDKKKQMNLFKLRKNELKNYEHEFYKMLISVRGTKCANKFMMDQQLYHEKEDKYFLKFFMESEKLSHDDKEKVAIASKNKINTINININNNNNNDNNNNNSNNNINNNNNNNNNNSNNFVSEDHTCVRNKYKSSTSSIILKGLNVENHKNNSKDQINKEGDDNIVNIYITDEEYELSAKGFEDTYKDNMSNADNMDTISNSVLLCNRADHLNIINNNERLHLKSSSNINNSNNNNNCTNNDKYSSLVLNNHDHIEHKDILNGEHISSQNYITSVENVDKKDLHIMEGINDHIKQPPTHDNNNNNNINNINNNNNSYKTENTNKRLLKQWEKMLRDNVLKLLKNDNNSFYFKTPVLEDSSINDNIKEDYKMKIKKPMDYITISRNLSDGIYKEPIDFYYDMKLIYKNCIDFNPDIEENKYIIDAAKSSDLKFEYLWNKWKEKINNNFCDLNNNIFNEVYYIEFFKKITKKKKKHSSIYTMWIDYLISNNINIQEFSKLRNININELNKKCKPKININNINLINYKKLNKNNLLSYIFKEEYNNILNTKKKSLTVSSTGFIDETIDNHTNNFSTQIIQGNDLPDLNVEIKNLDSTSYDHIKNCKDNINQLCNLYEMENNHHLNQTHVSFENFNLKDDTHHSDFKKDIEDDNNSKEHNMDDINNYSSLQENNKIKIVLKDSNAVHNFEQNIENKSKGEQKKSTKMLKKRKRNKNVILFEENIFDNYLENKKSCMLKCDKNVFITDCFYYKNIFRNLHEFIDDHSIEGNDEKMSSHQNGTDCENVINKKNVNSDNNLKNNDNLNNDDSLNNDDNLNNDDNSKNNDNLLNNNNVNINLGEVKQNDNHNITEETKQISNNEENSKKLWKEKTTTLYNYDNKNCKTHVFHYSSNEENKNNYITNDVNNINENFKSQFTQKTIHPHEQDGNILTVQEKTKEFMNKSCNISNEDKICIHIKKSNNIQMSKIPKSVFSGFSEDYQDESSSEDENNINDKKVDEKNANDKKVDENNINDKKVDENNINDKKVDENNINDKKVDENNINDKKVDENNINDKKVDENNINDKKVDENNINDKTVDENNINDKKVDEKNVCEKYMNADKHATNDHINESYECVSFNDTLKCDMEYEKNAPSYFITYGNIINNIISNNEDTHEDNASQIQNENKNCNFYDKEDMSHAQMERNGEKMCDYNNEKKKKEVILKHTSEGNDNTYNDDKNYDDNNYKDNNYKDKNYDDNNYDENLMNRDDSILFNISNKNFYNFHLLFKKDEKLKKEFFLQNKISEKTLLLNLYIDYSNMEDTSFFHINNTNFYNYYFDDYFYFFIKSCYDLDLYIKIQRKNIFLTDEKYFEFLKIHIMNKSTKNKKIPFYLCNNSVEQNNNLIKVLENCFKHFNLYNGNSSSTLTLYDSVNEISFLLSQIRIYIKEIDILLRLDINKTTNTTTISILKKKVAVMT; translated from the exons atggAAACAAGAAGAAgcttaaaagaaaaaaataatcaaaaagAATTCGATACCATTAAACAGAATGtccaaaataaaaatgctAGCCATAAGCATGCTGAAAACAAAACTGCAGAATCAAAAAATGTTTTGAAACATTCAGCTAGCGAAAAAATCAAAGCAGGAAATAAGAATGTTAGAAAAGGGTCACAagagaaagaaaataattcatttaatttaaaagaagatttagaaaaaaaaataaaaaataaaagaacaaataGTAAAGACATTgcaaagaataatataaaaaataatgttccTACgaagaaagagaaaaaaaaatatatcataagtAGTACCTTATCTATAGgagatgatgataaaaaaaataaatgtgatgatataaaagacaaatgttataataaaaaaaataaatgtgatgatataaatgacaaatgttataataaaaaaaataaatgtgatgatataaaagacaaatgttataataaaaatgacaaatgtgataataaaaatgataattataatattagtaagcgtttaagaatatatgaaaaaaaaaacattgaTTATGAAAAAGGGAAACATGCTACACACATGAACAGAATGACAAAGGAAGAGAAACGTAGTAGCAGCATTTCCAATAGAGggaataacaaaaataatcataagaCAACATCTAAAagtaatcataataataataaaaagatagGAGGTACTCAAAGAGTTCCAGAAGAAATAAGTACAACAAAAGGGAagttaaataatataaagaaaagtaagagtagtaataataaatgtgatgataaaaatatttatgatgataataaaaatatatgtgataataaaaatatatatgatcataataataatatatgtgataataataatatatgtgataataataatatatgtgataaaaataatatatgtgataaaaataatatatgtgataaaaataatttatgtgataaaaataatttatgtgATGACAAGTATcaatatgatgatgatatcaTTGGTACTAATTTATTTgaagagaaaaaagaaaatctaAAAGAtcttttgaaaataataaataataacaaagaaAGTATAAATAATCTATCAGATGAAAAGaaggaagaaaaagaaaagcaTGTTGATGTCGATCATGCTTTATCTGATTTATGtagtgatgataattataacataAGCAAAGAAATtggaaagagaaaaaaaaagcgTGCTAGCCATTTGGATAAAAAATTAGATGATCTATCTAAAATCATTCAAgagaatgaagaaaatgatttGAATATGATTAAACAAATACATGAAATTATAATATCAGAGAAGGAACAATCACAAGATTCTTGTTCagatattataaacaaaacGAAAAAGGAAAGAAATTTAGATATtcataaagataatataaaaattgtaataaAAGATGTTGATGAACAGATACaagatgaagatgatatTATGTTATCTGATGATAAAGCTAGAAAGGAGGAAATAGAAAAAAGggacataaaaaaaaataaagtagtagataaaataataaatgataagttagaaaataataatagtaagaaaaatgaaaatataagtgaaaatataaatgaaaatataaataacaataatatgaatagtaaaaataataatacacatCATAACAATGGGAAGAAAAAATCAGAGAGAActagtaataaaaaaaaggaagaagaaaagaatagagatgatgatgataatgatagcTATAATTGTATAGAAATAGAACCATTGACACATAGGCTTAATGTGAATAAATCTGAAAATAAGGATGAACAAATAATTTTGAATAGAAGTATTAAAAGACGTTTATCTCAAATATTAGAtaacatgaaaaaaaagaaaatatttgaaattgtaaataatgataatgatgattatacaaatatatgttttaattcacataatataaaagagaaATTAATTGAACGTGTGatgataaataaattaacaaGAATATCAtgtaatgaaaatgataatttaaataatggaaatgaaaatacaaattattatttagataaaataaatctagatgttatatataataaattacattatgatttatataaaaatgaagaagaatttCATGATGatgtttttttaatgtttcaagttttaaaaaatatcattGAAGAaacaaaagataaaaaaaaacaaatgaatcttttcaaattaagaaaaaatgaattaaaaaattatgaacatgAATTCTATAAAATGTTAATATCAGTTAGAGGTACTAAATGTGCAAATAAATTTATGATGGATCAACAGCTTTATCATGAAAAGGAagacaaatattttttaaaattttttatggaATCTGAAAAATTATCTCACGATGATAAAGAAAAGGTAGCCATCGCaagcaaaaataaaattaacacCATCAACATTAAcatcaacaataataataataatgataataataataataatagtaacaataatattaataataataataataataataataataatagtaacaatTTTGTAAGTGAGGATCATACTTGTGTacgtaataaatataagtcTTCCACATCTTCTATCATCTTAAAAGGATTAAATGTAGagaatcataaaaataattcaaaggatcaaattaataaagaaggtgatgataatattgttaatatttatataacagaTGAAGAATATGAATTAAGTGCTAAAGGATTTGAAGATacatataaagataatatgtCGAATGCAGATAATATGGACACTATATCAAATTCTGTTTTATTATGTAATAGAGCTGATCatcttaatattataaataataatgaacgTTTACATTTAAAATCTTCAAGTAATATTAACAATtcaaacaataataataattgtactaataatgataaatacTCATCATTAGTTTTAAATAATCATGATCATATAGAGCATAAGGATATCTTGAATGGTGAGCATATATCATCTCAAAATTATATTACTAGTGTTGAAAATGTTGATAAAAAGGATTTACATATAATGGAAGGAATTAATGACCATATAAAACAGCCTCCCACccatgataataataataataataatattaataatattaataataataataattcttacaAAACAGAGAATACAAATAAACGATTGTTGAAACAGTGGGAAAAAATGCTAAGAGATAATGTTTTaaaacttttaaaaaatgataataattcgttttattttaaaacacCTGTCTTAGAAGATAGTagtattaatgataatataaaagaagacTACAAAATGAAAATCAAGAAACCTATGGATTATATAACCATATCTAGAAATTTATCAGAtggtatatataaagaacccattgatttttattatgatatgaaattaatatataaaaattgtataGATTTTAATCCTgatatagaagaaaataaatatattattgatgCTGCTAAAAGTAGCGATTTGAAATTTGAATATTTATGGAATAAatggaaagaaaaaataaataataatttttgtgatttaaataataatatatttaatgaagtctattatatagaattttttaaaaaaattacaaaaaaaaaaaaaaaacatagtTCTATCTATACTATGTGGATAGATTATCttattagtaataatataaatatacaagaattttcaaaattaagaaatattaatattaatgaattaaataaaaaatgtaaacctaaaattaatattaataatatcaatttaataaattataaaaaattaaataaaaataatttgttaTCTTATATATTCAAAGAAGAATATAACAACATacttaatacaaaaaaaaaatcattaaCTGTTTCATCCACTGGATTTATAGATGAAACTATAGACAATcatacaaataatttttcaaCACAAATTATTCAAGGAAATGATTTACCAGATTTAAATGtcgaaataaaaaatttagatAGTACCAGTtatgatcatataaaaaattgtaaagataatataaatcaatTGTGTAACTTATATGAGATGGAAAATAATCATCATTTAAATCAAACACATGTGTCAtttgaaaattttaatttaaaagatgATACACATCATAgtgattttaaaaaagatatagaaGATGACAATAATTCAAAAGAACATAATATggatgatattaataattattccTCCTtacaagaaaataataaaattaaaattgttTTAAAAGATTCAAATGCAGTACATAATTTTGaacaaaatatagaaaacaAAAGTAAAGGGGAACAAAAGAAATCTACAAAAATgttaaagaaaagaaaacgaaataaaaatgttattctttttgaagaaaatatttttgataactatttagaaaataaaaaaagctGTATGCTTAAGTGTGATAAAAATGTGTTTATAACGGactgtttttattataaaaatatttttagaaaCTTGCATGAGTTTATTGATGATCATTCGATTGAGggaaatgatgaaaaaatgaGTTCTCATCAGAATGGCACAGATTGTGAAAATgtgataaataaaaaaaatgtcaatagtgataataatttaaaaaataatgataatttaaataatgatgatagtttaaataatgatgataatttaaataatgatgataattcaaaaaataatgataaccttttaaataataataatgttaatataaaCCTTGGTGAGgtaaaacaaaatgataatcataatataacCGAAGAAACCAAACAAATCTCCaacaatgaagaaaatagtaaaaaattatggaaagaaaaaacaacCACACtctataattatgataataaaaattgtaaaacACACGTATTTCATTATTCGTCAAATGAAGAAAAcaagaataattatattacaaatgatgtcaataatattaatgaaaattttaaaagtCAATTTACGCAAAAAACAATTCATCCGCATGAACAAGATGGAAATATTCTGACTGTTCAGGAAAAAACGAAAGAATTTATGAACAAGTCATGCAATATTTCAAATGAGGATAAAATATGTATCCATATAAAAAAGagtaataatattcaaaTGAGTAAAATACCAAAGAGTGTGTTTAGTGGATTTTCTGAAGATTACCAGGATGAGAGTTCTTCagaagatgaaaataatataaatgacaaAAAAGTGGATGAAAAGAATGCAAATGACAAAAAAGtggatgaaaataatataaatgacaaaaaagtggatgaaaataatataaatgacaaaaaagtggatgaaaataatataaatgacaaaaaagtggatgaaaataatataaatgacaaaaaagtggatgaaaataatataaatgacaaaaaagtggatgaaaataatataaatgacaaaaaagtggatgaaaataatataaatgacaaAACAGtggatgaaaataatataaatgacaaAAAAGTGGATGAAAAGAATGTGtgtgaaaaatatatgaatgcAGATAAGCATGCAACAAATGATCACATAAATGAAAGTTATGAGTGCGTTTCTTTCAACGATACCTTGAAATGCGACATGGAGTATGAAAAGAATGCTCCCTCATACTTTATAACGTatggaaatattattaataatataatttcgAACAATGAGGATACACATGAAGATAATGCTTCTCAAattcaaaatgaaaataagaattgtaatttttatgataagGAGGATATGTCTCATGCTCAAATGGAAAGGAATGGAGAAAAAATGtgtgattataataatgagaagaaaaaaaaagaagttaTATTGAAGCATACCAGTGAGGGTAATGATAATACTTATAATGacgataaaaattatgatgataataattataaagataataattataaagataaaaattatgatgataataattatgatgaaaaCCTTATGAATAGGGACGATTCCATCCTTTTCAACATAAGTaacaaaaatttttataattttcatttattatttaaaaaagatgaaaaattaaaaaaggagttttttttacaaaataagaTAAGCGAAAAGaccttattattaaatttgtaTATTGATTATAGTAATATGGAAGATACATCTTTTttccatataaataatacaaatttttataattattattttgatgattatttttatttttttataaaatcatgTTATGATttagatttatatataaaaattcagagaaaaaatattttcttaacGGATGAAAAGTATTTTGAATTcttaaaaatacatataatgaataaatctacaaaaaataagaagatcccattttatttatgtaacaACTCTgttgaacaaaataataatttaataaaagttTTAGAAAACTGTTTtaaacattttaatttatataatggaAATAGTTCAAGCACCTTAACTTTATATGATTCTGTAAATGAAATatcttttcttctttctcaaataaggatatatataaag GAAATAGATATTTTATTGAGACTTGATATTAATAAGACTACAAACACAACCACAATaagtattttaaaaaaaaaggttgCAGTAATGACATAA